In the Bifidobacterium catenulatum PV20-2 genome, one interval contains:
- a CDS encoding phosphotransferase → MMAALTSATMPNAAIAGARTSEQTNPTDEGYGIDHAVVQDAAGKLYDVFASNTPEGRKRLAGRVRAAQTLAQARELGGLGFAVDHIVAFSNGDLKHSATGDTSVLVATHHVGQARPLELLTLDDCSSVGTALGAIHRLRPDFLQEAGYPTFATGQIRAQLTAWIKRLCQAGHVPQEITTSWANILETDGLWSFSTCPVHGGLRDGDLLFSDSSITAVTNWQDMQVNDPARDLAWIFAKLDENHRNALLSAYGRMLGNRLDDLIMLRANLWLQMEQVGDFISALNKADNAKIMQFKAQVERLAHQLGVATAKNRTQTKPKQESKDRPQRPPSTITVGTLLNESERRRNAAAQQNDSDTTGERHIDAVDMDDSTGDFDVTGSQPVRKTKEIVNDATEAFVPAGTQQSQAASGNTNAREATSVSTFIPERSAKERHESMPSSSTMVISRLETADDNDDTNEESIPASHSEAATVLIPLLERDEATMQKAQAQINQWEAEDATDEKLRVK, encoded by the coding sequence ATGATGGCTGCCCTGACCAGCGCGACAATGCCCAATGCCGCCATTGCCGGCGCGCGCACCAGCGAACAGACCAACCCGACCGACGAAGGGTATGGAATCGACCATGCCGTGGTTCAGGATGCAGCAGGCAAACTGTATGACGTGTTCGCATCCAACACGCCTGAAGGTCGTAAACGTCTTGCCGGTCGCGTGCGTGCTGCGCAGACGCTCGCGCAAGCCCGCGAATTAGGCGGATTGGGTTTTGCCGTCGATCACATAGTGGCTTTTTCCAACGGCGATTTGAAGCATTCCGCCACTGGAGACACATCCGTGCTCGTCGCCACCCATCATGTGGGGCAGGCACGGCCGTTGGAGCTGCTGACTCTGGACGATTGCTCCAGCGTAGGCACCGCTTTAGGGGCGATTCATCGCCTTCGCCCCGACTTCCTGCAGGAAGCGGGCTATCCGACGTTTGCCACCGGCCAGATTCGCGCACAGCTGACCGCTTGGATCAAACGGTTGTGCCAAGCCGGGCATGTTCCGCAGGAGATCACCACCAGTTGGGCGAATATTCTTGAGACCGACGGACTATGGTCGTTCTCCACTTGCCCGGTGCATGGCGGATTGCGTGACGGCGATTTGCTGTTCTCCGATTCGTCCATCACCGCGGTCACAAATTGGCAGGACATGCAGGTAAACGATCCTGCCCGCGATTTGGCTTGGATTTTCGCCAAACTTGATGAGAATCACCGTAACGCTCTGCTTTCCGCATATGGTCGCATGTTGGGCAACCGCCTGGATGATCTGATTATGCTGCGCGCCAATCTGTGGCTGCAGATGGAACAGGTAGGCGATTTCATTTCCGCTTTGAACAAGGCAGACAACGCCAAGATTATGCAATTCAAGGCGCAGGTGGAACGTTTGGCGCATCAGTTGGGTGTTGCCACGGCGAAGAATCGCACACAAACCAAACCGAAGCAGGAGTCCAAGGATCGACCCCAGCGCCCGCCGAGCACAATCACCGTAGGCACGTTACTGAACGAATCGGAGCGTCGCCGTAACGCGGCCGCACAGCAGAATGATTCCGACACGACCGGCGAACGTCATATCGACGCTGTGGATATGGATGATTCCACTGGAGATTTCGACGTTACCGGTTCCCAGCCGGTCCGCAAGACGAAGGAAATCGTCAACGACGCGACGGAAGCGTTCGTACCGGCAGGAACCCAGCAATCACAAGCAGCATCCGGCAATACAAACGCACGTGAGGCGACCTCAGTCAGTACTTTCATTCCGGAACGTTCCGCAAAAGAACGGCACGAATCCATGCCGTCAAGTTCCACCATGGTAATCAGCAGGCTGGAAACGGCCGACGACAACGACGATACGAACGAGGAATCGATTCCCGCATCGCACAGTGAGGCCGCGACAGTACTCATTCCACTGTTGGAGCGAGATGAGGCGACCATGCAGAAAGCGCAGGCGCAGATCAATCAGTGGGAGGCGGAAGACGCCACCGATGAGAAGCTACGCGTAAAATAG
- a CDS encoding DUF3107 domain-containing protein, translated as MDIELGIQNVARTVTFSTEQSADEVNAAIADAVENGKTINLTDDKGRRIVVPAGSLGYAIIGSETKHAVGFGNL; from the coding sequence ATGGATATTGAACTCGGCATTCAGAATGTGGCCCGCACCGTCACCTTCAGCACCGAACAGAGCGCCGATGAGGTCAATGCGGCCATCGCCGACGCCGTGGAGAACGGCAAGACCATCAATCTGACGGACGACAAGGGTCGTCGCATCGTGGTGCCGGCAGGATCGCTCGGCTACGCCATCATCGGTTCCGAGACCAAGCACGCCGTCGGTTTCGGCAACCTCTGA
- a CDS encoding PHP domain-containing protein — protein MIRVGTAAPPAEGWDIHCHTVFSDGTETPRTLLKEAQSLRLHGVAIADHDTTSGWQDALAASRQIGLPLLRGTEITAVDENVSVHMLAFQYDPLNADISEMFASTREARLRRTKRMVELMAQDFPITWDDVLAQVREGNRTTIGRPHIADALVAAGVYETRSDAFADAVSATSKYYIPTPSPTTHDVVAAVKGAGGVVVIAHAGDPRRNRTLLTDRQIESLITEGLDGLEVWHRGNPPEQRERLLAIARRHDLLVTGGSDWHGKGKPNALGENLTSDETVQEIINRGVRLSK, from the coding sequence ATGATTCGCGTAGGCACTGCGGCACCGCCCGCTGAAGGTTGGGACATTCACTGCCATACCGTTTTTTCCGACGGTACGGAAACGCCGCGTACGTTGCTGAAAGAGGCACAATCATTACGATTGCATGGTGTTGCGATTGCCGACCATGACACGACCTCCGGTTGGCAGGATGCGTTGGCTGCTTCGCGACAGATCGGATTGCCGTTGTTACGCGGTACGGAAATCACTGCCGTCGATGAGAACGTATCCGTGCATATGCTCGCGTTTCAATATGATCCGCTGAACGCCGATATCAGCGAGATGTTCGCGTCCACCCGCGAGGCCAGATTGCGGCGCACCAAACGTATGGTGGAACTGATGGCACAGGATTTTCCGATTACGTGGGATGATGTGCTCGCGCAGGTGCGTGAAGGCAATCGCACTACGATAGGCCGGCCGCATATCGCCGACGCGTTGGTGGCTGCCGGCGTGTATGAAACACGATCCGACGCTTTCGCCGATGCGGTGAGCGCAACGTCGAAATATTACATTCCCACGCCATCACCGACCACGCATGATGTGGTGGCCGCAGTCAAAGGTGCGGGCGGGGTGGTGGTTATCGCCCACGCCGGAGACCCCCGACGCAATCGGACATTACTGACCGACCGGCAAATCGAATCTCTCATTACCGAAGGTTTGGACGGTTTGGAAGTGTGGCATCGCGGCAATCCGCCAGAACAGCGTGAGCGTCTGCTCGCCATTGCGCGCCGGCACGACCTGCTGGTGACCGGCGGATCCGATTGGCACGGTAAAGGCAAGCCGAATGCGCTGGGGGAGAACCTCACCAGCGACGAAACGGTTCAGGAAATCATCAATCGAGGCGTCCGCTTGAGCAAATAA
- a CDS encoding vitamin K epoxide reductase family protein, protein MSDFPGELVVEATLDDDYTKPRGWRHSATWTYLIMLVASAVALVVSFVLSAETLKLARNPGQKLSCDVNAVMSCSTVAESWQAEIVKFAGLSFPNAFFGIAAESVFVTIAVIGLMKVAVPRWFALCTWLGGLAALAYSYWLTSQSLFVINALCPWCLCLMFSTTVQFMALSHATTVVQGIPAKGAGVRTYYRLNYDLMVDAVWIVALIVIILVKDGPMLFS, encoded by the coding sequence ATGAGTGATTTTCCCGGCGAACTGGTTGTCGAAGCCACTCTCGACGATGATTACACGAAGCCGCGCGGCTGGCGTCACAGCGCCACTTGGACGTATCTGATCATGCTGGTCGCTTCGGCGGTCGCGCTGGTCGTATCGTTCGTGCTTTCCGCCGAGACACTGAAATTGGCGCGCAATCCCGGTCAGAAGCTCAGCTGTGATGTGAATGCCGTGATGTCGTGTTCCACGGTTGCGGAATCGTGGCAGGCTGAGATTGTGAAGTTCGCCGGTTTGAGTTTCCCGAATGCATTCTTCGGTATCGCCGCGGAATCAGTGTTTGTAACGATTGCGGTGATTGGATTGATGAAGGTTGCCGTGCCTCGCTGGTTTGCGTTGTGCACATGGCTGGGCGGACTGGCCGCGCTGGCTTATTCGTATTGGCTGACCTCACAGTCGTTGTTTGTGATCAACGCGCTATGCCCGTGGTGCCTGTGTCTGATGTTCTCCACTACCGTGCAGTTCATGGCGTTGTCTCATGCCACGACGGTGGTTCAGGGGATTCCGGCCAAAGGTGCGGGCGTACGCACTTACTACCGTCTTAATTACGATCTAATGGTCGATGCCGTATGGATTGTGGCATTGATCGTGATCATTCTCGTCAAGGATGGCCCGATGCTGTTCAGCTGA
- the dapF gene encoding diaminopimelate epimerase yields the protein MSIPNIVYKAHATGNDFVVYVDPEGAYEPTADEVRMLCERHFGIGGDGLIRLAHPKYVSDLNDAQVDECAAGDAQWFMDYRNADGSLAEMCGNGTRAITLFAQRQGIADQPGGKPFRLGTRAGVKVLTSLGNVPGLGNDVFQVEMGAWKRGDLDFYEVTIPGTKGSARGTFVDMGNPHVVAVIEDAFSSLPTVEQLDLVTKPVVSPQIESDQNVEFVRIDEQSEGDNEGSATMRVNERGCGETLSCGTGLCATAITLCAKTGIDHWTITVRGGILRVDVTDDDVKLTGSATIVGKIELL from the coding sequence ATGAGCATTCCGAACATTGTTTACAAAGCGCACGCCACAGGCAACGATTTCGTGGTGTATGTTGACCCCGAAGGAGCGTATGAGCCGACCGCCGACGAAGTGCGAATGCTGTGCGAGCGTCATTTCGGCATTGGCGGCGACGGACTGATTCGTCTCGCCCACCCGAAATACGTTTCCGACCTGAATGATGCCCAAGTGGACGAATGCGCTGCCGGGGACGCGCAATGGTTCATGGATTACCGTAACGCCGACGGATCATTGGCCGAAATGTGCGGCAACGGCACACGAGCCATCACCCTGTTCGCGCAACGTCAGGGTATCGCCGACCAGCCGGGTGGCAAACCATTCCGCCTTGGCACGCGCGCCGGCGTGAAAGTGCTGACGTCGCTCGGCAATGTGCCCGGCCTCGGCAACGACGTGTTCCAGGTGGAAATGGGCGCGTGGAAGCGTGGTGACCTCGACTTCTACGAGGTAACGATTCCGGGAACCAAGGGTTCCGCGCGAGGCACGTTCGTGGACATGGGCAATCCGCATGTGGTCGCCGTCATCGAAGACGCGTTCTCCAGCCTGCCGACCGTGGAACAGCTTGATCTGGTGACCAAGCCGGTCGTCTCGCCCCAGATCGAAAGCGACCAGAACGTTGAATTCGTGCGTATCGACGAACAAAGCGAAGGCGACAACGAGGGCAGCGCCACCATGCGCGTCAACGAGCGCGGCTGCGGCGAAACGCTGTCGTGCGGTACGGGCCTGTGCGCCACCGCCATCACCCTGTGCGCCAAAACAGGTATCGACCATTGGACGATCACCGTACGTGGCGGCATCTTGCGCGTCGACGTGACCGACGATGATGTGAAACTCACCGGATCGGCCACCATCGTCGGCAAAATCGAACTGCTGTAA
- the murI gene encoding glutamate racemase yields the protein MTSTAPIGVFDSGLGGISVVREIRHNMPNERVLYFGDSANAPYGTKSPEQVRDLSNTIVERFVKQGVKAVVIACNTATSAAANELRDRYDIPIIGMEPALKVACDRGEGHRQRVIVAATPLTLREKKFAVLMDRFKADHTIFPEPCPGLVEIVEHGLLDDHDTVMRTLHEYFDQYDLSTIDSVVLGCTHFVFYRDYFRELLPSSAAIIDGNAGTVRHLGVVLESLGKLAPDHADGGIELANSDTCERIARLAQSLLDR from the coding sequence ATGACTTCAACGGCACCAATCGGCGTATTCGACTCCGGTTTGGGAGGTATTTCCGTGGTCCGTGAGATCCGCCATAACATGCCGAATGAGCGTGTGCTCTATTTCGGCGACTCCGCAAACGCCCCATATGGCACGAAATCTCCGGAACAGGTGCGCGACCTGTCGAACACCATCGTGGAGCGTTTCGTGAAACAAGGTGTGAAAGCGGTGGTGATCGCCTGCAATACCGCAACTTCCGCAGCAGCCAACGAACTGCGCGACCGCTACGACATTCCAATCATCGGCATGGAACCGGCATTGAAAGTGGCATGCGACCGTGGTGAGGGCCATCGTCAGCGCGTGATCGTGGCCGCCACTCCCCTTACGTTGCGCGAGAAGAAATTCGCCGTGTTGATGGACCGGTTCAAAGCCGATCATACGATTTTTCCGGAACCATGCCCCGGTTTGGTGGAGATCGTCGAACATGGCCTGCTTGACGATCATGACACGGTGATGCGCACGTTGCATGAGTATTTCGACCAGTATGATTTGTCGACGATTGATTCGGTAGTGCTTGGCTGCACGCATTTCGTGTTCTATCGTGACTATTTCCGCGAATTGCTGCCGAGTTCAGCTGCGATCATCGACGGTAACGCCGGTACCGTGCGCCATCTTGGCGTGGTGCTCGAATCGTTGGGCAAACTTGCGCCGGACCATGCCGACGGCGGTATTGAACTTGCGAATTCAGACACTTGCGAACGAATTGCACGGTTAGCGCAGTCGCTGCTCGATCGCTGA
- a CDS encoding ABC transporter substrate-binding protein, which yields MKNNAFRRLLAMAAAGAMLTSIAACGSSSSDDTASNGSDSTSLISVNNSEPQNGLIPSDTNEMGGGKVIRYLFEGLVSFDAKGKQHLEVAESITPNEDATTYTIKLKKGWKFTNGEAVTAHSFADTWSFAANVKNAQKTASRFSTIKGYDELQDPNVDPKATLSGLSTPDDYTLVVELNKPDSVFPTKLAHQSMFPLPSVAFKDIKKFGQAPIGNGPYKFKSWSHDKNIIVVPNKDYKGSRKVSNKGIEYRVYTNEDSAYSDVLSGNLDVMDQIPQSAVKTFRQDSSVIAYSQAGSSFQSFIIPERLEHFGNDEEGQLRRQAISMAIDRDQIVKKVYNNTKTPATDFTSPLVPEYVKKLEQNGSNLKYNASKAKELWKKANAIKPWSGNFRIAYNADGGHKEWVDAVCNQIKNTLDIDAAGEPYATFSDVRNQVTNRTIKTAFRAGWMLDYPSAEDYLNPLYASSSADGHGSNDGDYKSAEFDELLNATLAQTDVKKRTEDFTKAQEVLAKDLPVIPLWNDNVAAVSATNVKNVSFDYTNLPTYNTITK from the coding sequence ATGAAGAACAACGCGTTCCGTCGACTGCTGGCCATGGCCGCAGCGGGCGCCATGCTGACGTCGATCGCCGCATGCGGCTCGTCGTCCAGCGATGACACAGCCTCCAACGGCTCCGATAGCACCTCGCTGATTTCAGTGAACAACAGCGAACCGCAGAACGGCCTAATTCCAAGCGACACCAACGAAATGGGCGGCGGCAAAGTTATTCGATACCTGTTCGAAGGTCTGGTGAGCTTTGACGCAAAGGGCAAGCAACATCTCGAAGTCGCCGAGAGTATCACCCCGAACGAGGATGCCACCACGTACACAATCAAGTTGAAGAAAGGCTGGAAGTTCACCAACGGCGAGGCAGTAACCGCCCATTCCTTCGCCGACACCTGGAGTTTCGCCGCCAATGTGAAGAACGCGCAGAAAACCGCAAGCCGATTCTCCACCATCAAGGGCTATGACGAGCTGCAGGATCCGAACGTCGATCCGAAGGCCACGCTTTCCGGTCTTTCCACCCCGGACGACTACACGCTGGTCGTCGAGCTGAACAAGCCTGATTCCGTATTCCCGACCAAGCTCGCGCACCAATCCATGTTCCCGCTGCCAAGCGTGGCGTTTAAGGACATCAAGAAGTTCGGTCAGGCTCCGATTGGCAATGGTCCGTACAAGTTCAAGTCCTGGTCCCACGACAAGAACATCATCGTCGTACCAAACAAGGATTATAAGGGCAGCCGCAAGGTGTCCAACAAAGGCATCGAATACCGCGTCTACACGAATGAGGATTCCGCTTACTCCGACGTGCTGTCCGGCAACCTCGACGTGATGGATCAGATTCCACAGTCTGCGGTGAAGACCTTCCGTCAGGATTCCAGCGTGATCGCCTACAGCCAGGCAGGATCCTCGTTCCAGTCCTTCATCATTCCGGAACGTCTTGAGCATTTCGGCAACGACGAAGAAGGCCAGTTGCGTCGTCAGGCCATTTCCATGGCCATCGACCGCGACCAGATCGTCAAGAAGGTTTACAACAACACGAAGACCCCTGCCACCGATTTCACTTCACCGCTCGTCCCCGAATATGTGAAGAAACTGGAACAGAACGGCAGCAACCTGAAATACAACGCTTCCAAGGCCAAGGAACTCTGGAAGAAAGCCAATGCCATCAAGCCATGGTCCGGCAACTTCCGAATCGCCTATAACGCCGATGGCGGCCATAAGGAATGGGTCGATGCCGTGTGCAACCAGATCAAGAACACACTCGACATCGACGCCGCTGGCGAGCCGTACGCCACGTTCAGCGACGTGCGTAACCAGGTGACCAACCGCACCATCAAAACCGCGTTCCGTGCCGGCTGGATGCTGGATTACCCGTCCGCTGAAGATTATCTCAATCCGCTATATGCCTCCAGCTCCGCTGACGGTCATGGTTCGAACGATGGTGATTACAAGAGCGCGGAATTCGACGAGCTCCTGAACGCCACACTTGCCCAGACCGACGTAAAGAAGCGAACCGAGGACTTCACCAAGGCTCAGGAAGTGCTGGCCAAGGATCTTCCGGTGATTCCGCTGTGGAACGACAACGTCGCCGCCGTGTCCGCGACGAACGTGAAGAACGTGTCGTTCGATTACACCAATCTACCTACCTACAACACCATCACTAAGTGA
- a CDS encoding isoaspartyl peptidase/L-asparaginase family protein, translated as MNEAALPQSTVHIAQADPDGILLVIHAGAGNRGKKDTPERRAQVEQDLNRALEAGYALLEQGAPAEDAVCAAIRVMEDAPEFNAGRGAALTSEGIVSMDSCLMTGVDGEVGSACGLTTSKNPINVARAIKEKTKHVMFAKPGNDLLKEWEIELCDSEYFITPARQESLHEAQSNGDEWEKHGTIGAVARDSFGNIAAGTSTGGITNQMPGRVGDSPLPGCGTYANNDSVAISCTGIGEAFVKEVAAHQVSDRVLYAKEEPVEAAKAALDGVARHHGDGGMIVVPAHGEGAMVFNSEMMNCGWKSPKGSYVQS; from the coding sequence ATGAACGAAGCTGCACTGCCTCAGTCGACGGTCCACATCGCCCAAGCTGATCCGGACGGGATTCTGCTGGTGATTCACGCGGGTGCCGGCAATCGTGGCAAAAAGGATACGCCGGAACGTCGTGCCCAGGTGGAGCAGGATTTGAACAGGGCTCTTGAAGCTGGCTATGCGTTGCTGGAGCAGGGGGCTCCGGCGGAGGATGCCGTGTGCGCGGCTATCCGTGTTATGGAGGATGCTCCGGAGTTCAACGCTGGTCGTGGCGCTGCATTGACGAGCGAAGGCATCGTATCCATGGATTCCTGCCTGATGACCGGTGTCGATGGCGAGGTTGGTTCCGCGTGTGGTCTGACCACGTCTAAGAATCCGATCAACGTAGCGCGTGCCATCAAGGAAAAGACCAAGCATGTCATGTTTGCCAAGCCTGGTAATGATTTGCTTAAGGAGTGGGAAATCGAACTGTGCGACAGTGAATATTTCATCACTCCGGCACGCCAGGAATCCTTGCACGAGGCGCAATCCAACGGCGATGAGTGGGAGAAGCATGGCACCATCGGCGCTGTCGCCCGCGACTCGTTCGGCAACATCGCTGCCGGCACCTCCACCGGTGGCATCACCAACCAGATGCCGGGACGCGTCGGCGATTCGCCCCTGCCGGGCTGTGGCACCTATGCCAACAACGATTCCGTCGCGATCTCCTGCACCGGCATCGGTGAGGCGTTCGTCAAGGAAGTCGCTGCGCATCAGGTTTCTGATCGCGTTCTGTACGCCAAGGAGGAGCCGGTCGAGGCTGCGAAGGCGGCGCTGGATGGTGTCGCCCGTCATCATGGCGATGGCGGTATGATCGTCGTTCCGGCGCATGGTGAAGGCGCGATGGTATTCAATAGCGAGATGATGAACTGCGGTTGGAAGTCTCCGAAGGGCAGCTACGTGCAGAGTTGA
- a CDS encoding patatin family protein has translation MAHRTAMIDVGGGFRAIYGAGVMDRMLEDGISVDHCYGVSAGSANMVSFIAKQHGRNHTFYTQYAFRKEYASFDSYVKNHNFANLDYVYSTLSNHDGENPVDYAAFEANPTDFTVVACNAEDGSTKYFSKSDVSYDNFDIMKASSAVPVACEPYAIDGVPYYDGGIADPIPVQKAIDDGYDRIVVILTRPKDTVREQKRDIGPARILKRSHPEAAEKLLNRYQKYNDEVALAKEYEQDGRVLILAPESLYGLNTLSKSFEGLERMYRAGYAAAEAIPAFLKS, from the coding sequence ATGGCTCACAGGACGGCAATGATCGACGTCGGCGGTGGTTTCCGCGCGATCTACGGTGCGGGCGTGATGGACCGCATGCTTGAGGACGGCATCAGCGTCGACCATTGCTACGGCGTTTCCGCAGGCAGCGCCAACATGGTCTCGTTCATCGCGAAGCAGCACGGGCGCAACCACACGTTCTACACGCAGTACGCGTTCCGCAAGGAGTACGCGAGCTTCGACAGCTACGTCAAGAACCATAATTTCGCCAACCTCGACTACGTGTATAGCACGCTCAGCAATCATGATGGTGAAAATCCGGTTGACTACGCGGCTTTCGAAGCCAACCCGACCGATTTCACCGTGGTTGCGTGCAACGCCGAAGACGGCTCCACGAAGTATTTCAGTAAGTCCGACGTGAGCTACGACAATTTCGACATCATGAAGGCGTCATCAGCAGTGCCGGTAGCTTGCGAACCGTATGCGATCGATGGCGTCCCCTATTACGACGGCGGCATCGCCGATCCGATTCCGGTGCAGAAGGCCATCGATGACGGCTACGACCGTATCGTGGTAATACTCACCCGCCCGAAAGACACCGTACGCGAACAGAAGAGGGACATCGGCCCGGCCAGGATTTTGAAGCGCAGCCACCCCGAAGCCGCGGAAAAACTGCTCAACCGTTATCAGAAGTACAACGACGAAGTGGCGCTGGCCAAGGAATACGAGCAGGACGGCCGCGTGCTCATCCTCGCGCCGGAAAGCCTGTACGGCCTGAACACGTTGAGCAAGTCGTTCGAAGGTTTGGAACGCATGTACCGCGCGGGCTATGCGGCAGCCGAGGCCATTCCCGCATTCCTAAAAAGTTGA
- a CDS encoding LysR family transcriptional regulator — translation MNTPADSNTRENANTNTDISITANATGFSTKTLNPQILVTLWNVERLGSFSAVARETGWSQPAISQQIRKVERELDAKLVQRTSHGVELTPIGRILARHGQLIYNRVTQAVKDVEEYQRNGSTHIRLVAPPSVCSSFVARVLVHISKTSDIRVSLMQMEPPEAMDALEQGLADCAIIFQYNSLPALVGPDDLEVSPFGIDPLMLLVSANNTIARQYESSHLPVQLVSARAEQWIAGCETCQANLVSLAHAAGFTPEITHSTDDFWATQNLVEVGMGVSIVSRLATTAGMQSNLAALPIADNNAFRTVCFVTRKADDRPSVARVKDEIEKASHQYLESI, via the coding sequence ATGAACACTCCAGCCGATAGCAACACGCGCGAAAACGCCAACACGAACACCGACATCAGCATCACCGCGAATGCCACGGGATTCAGCACGAAAACACTGAACCCGCAGATTCTCGTGACCTTGTGGAATGTGGAACGTTTGGGTTCGTTCTCCGCTGTCGCGCGCGAAACCGGCTGGTCGCAACCGGCCATCAGCCAACAGATCCGCAAGGTCGAACGCGAACTTGACGCAAAACTCGTGCAGCGCACGTCGCATGGGGTGGAATTAACGCCGATCGGCCGTATTCTGGCACGCCACGGGCAGCTCATCTACAATCGCGTCACACAGGCCGTCAAAGATGTGGAGGAATACCAGCGCAACGGATCGACGCATATTCGCCTAGTCGCTCCCCCATCGGTATGCTCGTCGTTCGTGGCGCGCGTACTCGTGCATATCAGCAAAACGTCCGACATTCGCGTGAGCCTCATGCAGATGGAGCCGCCTGAGGCCATGGACGCGTTGGAACAGGGGCTTGCCGATTGCGCGATCATCTTCCAATACAATTCACTGCCTGCCTTAGTTGGTCCGGACGATTTGGAAGTCTCCCCCTTCGGCATCGATCCGCTGATGCTGCTGGTCAGCGCAAACAACACGATCGCACGCCAGTATGAAAGCTCGCATCTGCCGGTCCAGCTGGTTTCGGCACGCGCCGAACAGTGGATCGCCGGCTGTGAGACCTGTCAGGCGAATCTGGTGTCGTTGGCGCATGCCGCCGGTTTCACACCGGAAATCACGCATTCGACCGATGATTTTTGGGCAACGCAGAATCTTGTGGAAGTCGGCATGGGCGTCTCGATCGTATCCCGTTTAGCCACAACCGCTGGAATGCAGTCCAACCTGGCCGCACTGCCGATCGCCGACAACAACGCATTCCGTACCGTCTGTTTCGTCACAAGAAAAGCGGATGACCGACCGTCAGTGGCCCGCGTCAAAGACGAAATCGAAAAGGCGTCACATCAGTATTTGGAAAGCATCTGA